The sequence below is a genomic window from Sylvia atricapilla isolate bSylAtr1 chromosome 26, bSylAtr1.pri, whole genome shotgun sequence.
gccatgagagcaaaggctgagagaggaaggagaagatggAATAAATGGCACCTTATGCCCACCCGTGACACCTCTCCTGGTGTGGGGGACACGCAGACGGGCAGAGGAGCAGGTCTGGGGTTCTGTAAGATCCCAAGTGgaatggagcagagctgtgggctggggagggtgCAGACCTGGCCCTCACTGACCACAACACCTAAAGACAAGAGTTTTCTTGCTACAGGGTGACATTTCACGGCTGGGCTGGTGGCATTTGGGGGCAGCACATGGCAGCAATTGTTTTTAGAAAAGCCACTTCCCCTGACAGGTTACAGGCACTATGTTCACACTGAGCCAAACACTGACAAGacaaaagaatttttccttgctgctcttCCCAATTGCTCCTTGAGCACCTGGAAAACAGAGATGTCACTGAGGCCAAACTGGGCTGACACAAAGCTGTCACCCTGCGCCATCGAGGCAactccagggacagcactgccacccCTTACACTGTGCTTTTGAGATGACATCTCCAAACCTTGGCTCTGAGGGCTTATGCTCAAGGATCTTCACCCAAGCCTTGCCACGGAAGGAAGTTGGCTGGATTTGCTGTCCAAGTAACATCTTAAACcactgaaatgcagctgaaaagCCCCATTTTTTGTTGCAAGGCCTGGGGATTCAGGGATGGTGAGAAAGACTCTGGCTCATCAGGACTACTCCCTGGCCTGCAGGACTCAGAGGGGATGAAGAAGTTCGGCAAGTTTGTGAACAACTCATACATCTTCTCAGACTTCCAATTTTGTTCAATTTATGGATTTTTCTTGACTAGTCTCTGTAAGTCCAGTTGTCCATGACTGCCACCTCCAATTCTTGGGGCAGAATCAAAGGATTTGtgaacttttaaatatttttgtaggGTTTCAATctttccagggctgggacactgctccatccctcctggccctgggacAGGGGCACTGAGCGAGCCCCAGCCCCTGAGCAGTAGGTACTTTGCAGCTCCAACACTGTCTCACCAGTGGAGGAGGAACTCTCATGgatgaaacaaaaagcagctgctgagccctcCAATTTGCACTCCAGAGCATGAATGGGAGTCAAGGCTGTCACACATGGAGGAAAACCTCATCCATCTCCCTGCCCACTGCTTCAGCAGCAAGAAGAACCCAAGGGAAGGAAGTGTCATAACCTGACGAGATGATTAGGCTAAAACGTGTCTGTTACAAAGGCAAGAAGAACGTGGGTTACTGGAACCACTGAGCTTTCCTGGCCttcccagggacagagctggggctgctgaggtCTCACCACGCAGAAGGAAGGGTGGGAGCAGCACGCCAGGGAAAGCCAGGAGCACCCCAAAAGCTTCAGAGCGATGGTTGGATGTTGGgaagccccagggcagggccaggggcagcagggactgTCCCATCCTGCCCTGGCACTTGGAGTGGCTCAGCTTGGAGCTGCCACAGGGGCTGAGGCCACAGTGCCCAGGTGTGGGTGGGACATAAGCACTGCCCTGAGTGCTTCCAGCAGGGTTTGCCAGAGCACAAAGCACAGCGGAGCACGGAGGACCACCAGGTTATGCCAaaacctggggctgctgggaagTGCCAAAGGACCTAATCCTGTTTGCCAgtccctccctttccctgtgccaAAGCAACACAGCTTCCCctggagcccaggctggagcagcacaggggagagATGGATCctgcaggggagaggggagTTCCCCACATCCCCCCAGACCAGCACCCACATCCTGTGCACCATGCTGCCTGACTGggttctgcagagctgggaagaacCAGGcacaaaatgtttcagaaggggaaggagagggaagaaacaaaagtgaattCCTCATGGATGTTTTTGCATGGCCATCTCCAAACCGGTTGCTGCAGCTCAACACTGCCCAgcatctctttgttttctccacaCCTCTGGGGCATCCAGAGGGGCTGCCAGGgatcctcctcctgctgagcACACCAGAGTGCTCTGGAGTGACTGGGAATCCCTTGGAGTGAAGGGATGGCTGGCCCAgcttggctgctggagcacatGGTGCAGGAGAGggcctcctgctgccctccttcCCAGTGCTGAGAGAGGAGCTCACATGCAGGTGACAGAGCCAACTCACATCccacagcacagtgctgagCTCAGTTTGCCTCCATGGATGCCTGGGAGATGTGACAGCAGGTGACAGAGGGGTGTGAAGGCACCCCTCTCCCCGAGccagtattttgcatttctgatggTGGTGGCTCCACTGCAAGAAGGGATCCTGCTGCTGGTCGTGGCGTTGCCGAGGCTGGAGTGAGCCAGGTtgctgctcctttcctgccGTCCTCAggtctgctgctgcccagcttcCTGGCCCTGtatcccactgctgctgccgtgctccagctgcctctgcctcttcccagtgctccagctTTGTTCAGTTGGTCTTTGTTCAGCGCTGCTCCTGGaagtgcctccagcagctctagATGTGGGAAGAGGCGCTTCCCTTGTGCATcccttgctgctctgctcacctgGAAGCACCTCAGTGCCTTGGTTCTCCTCCACTCAGGGcctgctctctcccagcagctcgTCCTCCCCACGGCGATGCTCTGGAACTGCCGTGGGCCGTGTCCTCTCCCACAGGGGCCCGTGGGGCCTCGGGATCTCCGGGAACAAAGCAAAGCTCACCAAGCACCTCGGTCACCGCCGGGGGGAGCGGGAGCACTGCTGCCACTCACTTTGCTGTTTAACTTCCTTTTCCCAAATCAGAAGTGGCCAAAGCAAAGAGATGGTGAAGTCACCACATGAGTTTGTTTTTTGTCATGGAAGGTACAAGCCAGGCAAGGAAGAACATTCCCTCACTGTGGCTACATTCGCTTTTAGTGGCTTTCCGAGCCGAATCTGAGAATTCCTCTCTTTATATCCAGTCTCTCTTAATACAATTTTAATATTCTGGTTGATCCTAAAGATGCAACGTTAACTatagaaacagcagcagaaaagcgGAGGGTACAAGACAtgtttttatacaaaaaaaatttttttcgTTGCTTACAAAACATATGCaaaagaagctaaaaaaaaccaaaaggcaTTGCTATTTGTTCTACATAAAAAATCTCATAactaatgttcttttttttaaaaaaagaaatatcaagCTTAGGCACAattttgctgctggctgcttGTGAACAAGCCAAGAGAACACGCCACCCCCTCCTAACTGAGTGATATGTATTGACTGTTCTGCACTTTATACTTAAGgcaattttttgtttccattttgtttctGACAAAGTGTTTTTTCCACCCCTTACGTCACGCCAGGATCCATCTGCGTGTGTCAGTATGAGCAGTACTACAGTTTATGGTTCAACAGGGTTGCAGGTCACACTGAGGGTTTTCTTCCTACAGATCTCCATATCCAGAGGAACAAAAAGATCtaccgaaaaaaaaaaaaaaaaaaaaaaaaacaaaaaaaaaaaaaaaaacggtgAAACTGTGCTCCTTGCACAACGGGTCCCAAACTCCTGCAGctcatccctgcagggctgcagctgagctttGCCACCCCCAGGCAccccctggggcaggggacaccaAGGGACCGTGTCATCTCCATGCACTCCACAGGATCAGCTCCTGACCTACCACTCCTGGATGTGCTCAACCCCCCACCATCTCTGCACTGCTCAGATGCTCCTAGGTTCCCTTAAAAATGGGGACAGCCCATCGGAGTCTGTGCCTGCCACAGCCTCACCAGGGGTTTTTCACCTTCTCTGACTCACTTGGCATTTCTGGGACTTGCCCATCCCCTCTCATAGAGCCACAGGGAAAAGGAATTGCTGGTTTCCAGTAGCCAACTGGGGCAGGACTGggaggtgcagagcagagctgagcccacTCAGAGACCTCTGAACCCCCCCCtcccagctgtggggctgcactCTGCTGTGGGCCAGAGCCTTTGGATGTCCGTGGGGCATGtgacacacagagagaaaaatggaatggcttgggtttGAAGATTAAAGTTCATCTTattccagccccagccatgggcagggacaccttccactatctcaggttgctccaagcccctccagcctggccttggacacttgcagggatggggcagccacagctgctctgggcgCCCTGTGCCAGGCCTCGCACACATGCAGGTCATTGATTTCAGGGAAATGAAGCAGGGccaaggctggtgctgagggAGTGGGGCTGACCAGACAGGGCAGAGCAGCGTGTGGGAAGAGGGCTGGACCCAACCTGGGATGTGGGATCAAAGGTGGGGAGCAGTACCTTTACATGTGCCCGACAGGGTTGTGACCATCTCCTAGACCAGGATGTGAAGCTGACAGTGTCATCTGGGGGTCTCCCACCACTCCGGACACTTTCTCCTCTTCCCGACGCTTCAAGCAGGCCGCTTTTGGGTTCAGATTGCGCTCTGTGCCCAAAACAGCAAGGGAGGAGAGCAACCTCAGTCTGGGCAACAGCATCAcccctggcagcagcatcccagagggACAGTTGCAGGCAGGCCCGTGTGAGGAGatgagctctgtgcagcactcgctgctgcctgcaggaatCTGCCAGGCCCCACTTAaacatggaatcatggaatggtttggttggaaggaATGTTAAAGGCCATCTTGTTACcaccatcccctgccatggacagggacaccttccactatccctgGTTGCtgcaagccctgtccagcctggccttggacactgccagggatccaggggcagccacagctgctctgggcaccctgtgccagggcatctCAATGTGCTTGTTACATGAACCCTTGAGTGCCTCAGCCAGCACTCAGAGTTGAGGACTGAATTTTCCAAAGTTGCTTAATGGGATCCAGGTGCCAAATTATGTTAAGCATgagtggagagagagaggagccTCAAATCCACCccgggccagggctggggcatgTTCAGCACCTAGAGGTGCTGCTAGTGCTGCAAACACACACCTCACACTGAAAGCAGGAGTCAGGACAGAGAAGCGTGAGCATGCAGAGACAGGGGGAGAGACAGGCCCCAAAATGCACCTGCCCGTGGTACCATACCTCGTACttgctgctccaggcccagaATGACCTGCACCGCTTGCTGTAGGATGATCAGTTTGGTCTGTGCTTTGTCCGTTTTTAAGTGCATCTGGCACATGCGTCCCAGTTCTTTAAAGGCCTCGTTAATGTCCCGCACACGCACCCTCTCCCTGGCGTTATTGGCCATTCTCCTCTCCCGGTCCCTCAGATCTTTGTCCTCCAGTGACAAGGCCTCGTCTGTACTGCTGGGTTCATAGCACCACAGGGGTTAGTCAGGGGGTGCCACCGAGGGGGGCTCTATGTTGCCATGCTGGAAGTGCTCCGGGTGTCCACTGCAAATGGCCCAAATGGCCTCACTTTGCAAAGCCAATTCCTCCGGGTGCTTcgcagagcagcccaggctgtgtcagctctgtgagcccagggaaggtgctgccagcacagggccagGTGCCcagggggctggaggggccACTGGGGGCAAGGGTGGGCACTGATGCAGCATCACCCACCAACCTCGACCCTCTGCAAAATTTTGccttcctgtttgttttcaacTGAAAACTCAAAGAGTGGGGGAGGGTCTCTGCCAAAACCATCAGGTTTGTCCCCCAAGGAAAGATTTTTGGCAGGAAGCAAATCCTTCCTTTAAAGATTTccttcccaaattccagctgcagctcccagtgctggtgTTTGGAgcagtggtgctgcagcagcaggagcagcttggCCTGGCACCCTCTTAGGGGCCACGGCAGCATTgggagcaggagcctgggctgctctgagGATCAGACTCAGATGCAGACACTGAATCTCGTTTTTCCACACAGCCAAAAGCGTGCCAGAAGGGgtgattttctttctcacacACAGTCAGAAGCTCTGAGAGAGGCCCCACTGCTGACAGCACCCCGTGGATGCCTgacacaggcagggatggggggaAGCAAAGTTGTGCTGGCAGCATCTTGAACCGTGGCCTTGCCCATCCCCTTGAAAGCACCAATTTAAGCCCAGACGACCTTCTCCCCCAGAGCAAAACTTCTTGCAGGAAGACACCTATATGAGGAGGGTTCTTGGGTGAGACCTGACACTGGGACAGCCTGTGGCCTTGGGCTCCTGGGGAGCCACGTGGGGACAAGCCTTTAGCAAAGAGGAGCCGCAGAGTCAGAGCTTTCTTGGAGAGTCTCTGGACAGTGCATGGCCAAGTGAAGGGGGAGCCGGGGTCCCTCAGGCAAGCACTGCCTGTGTGGGACAGAGTCAGTGGACACACTGcccactgtccctgctgcacCCTCTCCTCACTGCCttgtccctgtctgtgtcccctcctggctgccccagctggcactgccaccttCTCTCCACACGCCCAGGACAGGTGGGGAGACAGGGCCATCCTGTGCCCCCCATGCAGGATCCCAGatccttcctgcagcacagggtggTGGCTGTAGGTCTTTGCTGGTGGCCAGTCCTAGCTGGTGGCTCCCCCAGCAGGGACAAGGCCTGGATGTCACAGAtgggagcaggacagagccGTGCTCCCATCACCAGCACATAGTGGCAGCTTGCATTGTGTGAGGATGGGTTGCTTTGGCTGTCTTGTGCCCCTGGGGGTCACCAACCAGCCTAAAACTCATCagtctcctcctttcccttgctgtagctgctgtggcagtgggagGATCCTGGCAACCccctgggcacacagggacCTGATGGCTCCATGCCCATGGTAGTGCTGCCAGAGGGGATGTGAGGGAGGGATTCTCtcctggaaagcagcacaaacCCACAGAGGGGACGCTGCCTGTCTACACTAACTGCtgagggaggctgcagggctcagccacTTCCCTGGCTGCCTCCAGGAAGGGTTTAAAAAGGGACAAGCGTGGGAGACCAAAGTGAACATGGTGCCAACTCTGCCTAAGCCCTGCCCCACCCTTGGTCCTGCCTGGGATCCTTGAGCAGCAAGTACAAGGTAGAGTGGGACCACCGAGAGGTCACGGCTGGGGCATGTCTGTAGGAGATTGGAAAGAACagaaccaaaaaataaaaactcgaaataaaaaaaaaaaaatcaaaaggaaggggaaattaaaaaagaagacaggaaaaaatatacatgttatgaaaggcaaaaaattacaaactgaAGAGAGGCACAAAGGACTCCAACATCAAGGCACAGCAAggccagcagagaggagcacagccaggcacagcccccGACGCGTGTtaccacagctctgcagagagaaagggGTTATCTTGCCCGGCACCCCGCACTGCAGGCGGGGCAGGAGCGGGAGCATGCACTGCGGGATGCAGGACAAAGCAGCCACCCCTCGCTTCCCTCCCTGGCATTGTGCACACACACCACGATGCACACGTGTGTGGAAGGCAGCGAGAGTGCCCTGAGGGTGTCCCGGGGAGGGGCAGAGCCTGCAGGcgcctgctggcagctccaggctcaCAATGCACAGTGTTCCCAGCCTGTGTCTGACACCAGCGAGTGCAGGCAGCGATGGCTGCTCAGCCCATGGCATCCTGCTGCCCTTGCACATCTCTCGTGGTGCAAAGGCTTTGCCAAGTGCCACACTGCGgggacaggagcacagagcCCCCATCAGGCACAGAGGGGCCAGGAATGggctctgtgctcagagcagcccttggAGATGGCAGAGCTGGACCCCTCTGGGAGAGTTTCTAGTGGGGTTTCTGTCACTTTGCTGACCAAGCACTGAGCACTCCTGGCTGCGGGGAAGCAGGATGGCACAGATGTCCCCACAGGGACTGGCATGCAGCACACGCAGTGGCAGCAGGGGACAaaggagagaacagcagggatggatgcaaaaaaggcaaaaaaataaaaataaaaagacactgACAGCCTTGGGTTGATCCCCAAGGCCACAGGGGAGAGAGACAGTGCGAGGCACCACAGCACGTCAcaagagacagacagacagacagcccCGTGCCGATCAGATACGTAAAATATCACCACTCCGGGACCCTCACTGACCTCTAACTTGTTGCTCCAGGTTCAGTATGACTGATACGGCCTGGTGTAGGATTAGCAGTTTGGTCTGCGGTTTTTCGCTGTTTAGGTGCAGTTGGCACATGCGTCCGAGCTCTTTAAAGGCCTCGTTGATGTCACGAACCCGCAGGCGCTCACGGGCATTATTGGCGAccctcctttctctctctctctcggcTTTTTGCTCTGGGGGAAGAAGATcgtcctcctcatcctcatcttgACTAATGGTTTAAAATAAGAACGAGACAGGGACATTCCTCGTGTGCACTCTCAGCACTGGTCAACTCACAGACAAGAAACACACGGTGACGCACCAAGATGCCGAGCCCCCCATGtgccctgccagcacctgcTGGCCTGTGCCACAttcagggacacacaggggctTCGGAGAGAAGCAGTTAAGACTCTTCTTCTGCGTCTTTTCTGTTTCgtttttaaacagcaaagaaagaaaccacAATGTGATTAAGGCCTGAGCTTGTTGCTGGGGGAGTGCAGGGTGACCTAGACAAGGTGAAGGCCAACACTGGAATCtccagctggaatttgggaagaTGTAGCCCTCTGCCTTCAgggcaggagtggggctggtgctgcttcTCTAGGCACCATCACCCTGGTGAGGTCACCAAGCTGGTggcaaggcagcagagcagccaacACGATGAAGGACTCTACCTGAGCTACCTCCACTCCTCTGGCTGGATGTGACAGAGGATACAGGAGCCCAAagcagagatgctccaaggcAGGAAAGGGGTCAAACCATGTCTGACTGGGGCTGAGCACTTGCTCCTTTCCTGCAGGGCCCCAGGTGCCCAGACAGGCAGGTGGGGGATAAGGTGCATCCCTCTGGTTTAGGAGCATGAGGACACCCTGAGGCCACAGAgacaggagccagcaggaggGTGGCAGGGGCCTTTCCCCCTGGGGGCAGtagcaggagctgaggctgtgtGAGACCACACCAGGCTCCAgttgggaaggggctgggggggcctgtgctgcaggatgaCCACAGGCCAAACCAGGCCAAGCCCAGTGCCTGGGGGATCCTGGCAGCTGGACCCCAGCCCAAACACCCCtggcctgggagcagagaaattGGAGGGAGAGACCTGTTCAAAGAGCACCTTGTTCTATTCCTGGAGGGTTTcagctctttcttctcctcttctgaGTTATCTGCCACTGATGTGTTCTCTTcatcctccttctcttctctctttatTTCGCTCGTTCCTGAGGAGACGCTGCTCCGCCCCAGCCCCCCAGACAAgcctgcagagagagcagagccaCATGCAGAGTTTGAGGGGCCTGGTCCATACAGGAGGCTGAGGGTTTCCCAGGCCCTGTTCCTGCGGTGGCATCCCAAACTCGTTCTGCATTGCTGCTCCACAATGGAGGATGGGGGGGTGCTGGTTCTGCCCTGCTGACACTTCCCGTTCTCCCTCTTACTTCCCAGACCCTCCAGTTTGGGAACCCAACCTACACAGCAGAGCACTGTGAACTGCACACCCACACCTAGCAGGGGGGACAAGAAAATACAGATCAAACACGTAGGGTTAGATGGAATATTGGGAaagaattgttccctgggagggtggggtggccctggcacagggtgcccagagcagctgtggctgcctctggaacCCTGGAactgttccaggccaggttggaggaGGCTTGCAACAACGggctgggatagtggaaggtgaacctgcccatgggagggggTGGTaggagatgagctttaagatcccttccaagcCAGACCATTCTGGGACTTTGTGAAACtactggaaaaggctccaagTAGAAACTGCTCTTTGAATGCTGCAAGGAAGCACCAGCCTTGAAGAGACATCCATttcctcccaggctgctgctgcacaggccTGGACCCAAGCCCCACAGGTGACTCTCCACACTCCACAGTAGGTGAACCCCCAACACAGGTGAACCCTTGCACAGGTGAGACCCATCCTGcaccccagcagagctgccttaCCACTGTAtgtgtcctgctgcctgctgaggtccgggagggagctgggctgtgatGGAAGTGTGACATGGTTGTGGAGCAAGCTGGGGTTGCTGGACAGCCCATCTTCAGGGTGGCCTCCTCCCACctgcagcacaaggagcagAGCAAGCCTTAGGGGGGAATGTGTCATGGCCAGTGGGGACACTCACCTGGGCAGTCACCCAAGGACGTCCCCAGGGCTCCAGGCTGAGGCACAGCTGTGTGCTCCCCTCACACTCCCACACCTGAACTCTGGAGTGtgggagggaagaggcagcctgctccagcaccagctctcTGGGAccatgctggggacactgcagcttcctgctctgaacaggagctggggcagcccagagcccctgtcactgctgtcccttgCCTCGAGGAAAAGTGCCTTTGTGCCTGGTGCAAGGTCAGCACACCAGAGAGGACACATCCTGTGTCCATTGAGCACCGCTGTTTCCTaatccctgcagtgccaccagAGCAAGGGACATCCCAGCAACATGAACTTGGCTCCAAACAAGCTGGAGGCAAAGAGTGAGGGCCCCTTCTGAGcccacagccccaaggctgtgacacacaggctggggactgacaggacacagccagccctgctggctccccagctggcagcagcctaCAGAGAACAAGTCTCATTCCCTGCTCAGGAGCAGAATCCAGGAAGCCTGGAAGGGGATCACAACTGGTTCTCTGGGGACTGGAGATGTGTCACTGTTTGCTGCAGCAGGCAAGCAGCTCTGCCAAAAACACGCTGCTGTGGTCACCAACCTCTAGACAAGGGGAGAGCCAGGTGACCCAGCACAGGATCCCAGCATCCACGTGCCCACGGTGCCCTGGATTCATCACactccctggagctggaatgagCCCTTACACGCCAGCACTGTGCATGTGGCTGCACAAACCATTCAGAGCAGGGAATTCCTGGTGACACCTGGCACTCCTGTACCCACTGGatccctcttctcctccctgcatATCCCAGTGATGCCTTGAAGTTGTTTTGAGGGATTTCCAATCATCTTGCAGGGAAAGAAGAGCAGCTCTCTCACCACCTCTGCATGCCCTGAGAAGGAGCACAAGGGAAGAGCACACAGAGCTCGTGCCAAGGGTGGACTCgatgtccccagagcagctgtggctgcccctggatccctggaagtgttcaaaccaggctggacagggcttggagcaccctgggataggggaaggtgtccctgcctgtggcaggaggtggaacaagatgagctctgaggtccctccaacccaaaccactctgggattctgtgactcaACTCTCCCTTGCAGGAACATGGGAAGTGACTTCTGTGCCTGTCACCCATGTAACGCTGCTAACACCTCTTCCAAGATGGACCACACTCAGCTGTTCTTGCACCACCATGTCCCTCTGAATGCCAGGGCACCCCGCGCATGACACGTGTCCCCAGCTtgtccctgccagctgccacaACGCTCCCACACTCACCAGACTTGGGTGCCTGTTCCCCAGGGCCATGACTGAGGCGGGGAAGGcctggcccaggctgcccaCAGTGGCACTGTGTGGtggtgctgagcccagcagcccGTGCATGTCTCCGTGGTTGCTGGCCATGGCAGAGGTCTGGCCCACAGCGTGGTTCCTCAGCACATGGATGGCTTCATCCAACCTGTCttccattttgttttgctggaagGGCAGGACAGAGACAGGTCTGTGTTaagtgccccatccctggaagtgtccaaggttggatggggcttggagcactctGGTCTAGCAGAAGGTATCTCTACCCATGGCAGTGGGTGGAACTGtatgagctttaagatcccttccaccccaaacctttccatgatGCCAATCCGATTCCATGATTGCAGTCCCATAAAGCCAGCTGccccctgctgctctgcactaCAGAATGGCTAGTGGCAATCCTGGACTCAggtgccacagggcagggatggggagaatAACCCGCCCTCAGCCAGTGCCATTCCCCAAAGGCATGATGGGTCACGAGTGGaactgctcagggcagggaggcagaAACCTGCCAGGAATCCCTTAGCCTGGGCCAGACCCCAGAATAGGCCTGGGCCAGGGGCAGGGGTAGGGTGCCAGGCTGCGAGGGGACTCCAAGTCAGAGATGTAGCActtggctctgctcagctgctgccacccaAATACCCATCCCTGACCAAACAGCTGATTTCAGGCATTTAGGGCAGAGGGCATCACCCAAAAACCCTTCACCACCAAGCCCTGAGGGataagagagaaaaggagatgcTGGAATTTTTGGTGCCACTCACCAAAGTGTGGAGGCTCCCTTCGTAGCTGGGAGATAAGGCACCCGCTCCACCCGCCCGCGGCCACTGCGACGAGCCTGGGGACAAACGCAGAGTTGGGGACCGGCCATGGCCACGGCGGCCACTAGATGGGGCTGGAAGCTGGGACACCGCGGCACCGCACCGGCCACCGGCCACGCACAGCGCTGCTCGGCACGGCTCgggccacagcagcaccacccGGCACTGCACAGGCACTGTGGCACCTCATGGGACTGCGTGGGCCACCACAGCACCGCAAGGGCCACCATGGCACTGCACAGCACCACTGTGGCACCACATGCTCTGCATGGGccaccacagccccacacaAGTCCCCACGGCAGTGCACAGGCCACCACGACACTGTTTGACACCTCATGGGCCACCACAGAGCTGTGTGGCACTGCATGGACACTGTGGCACTGCGTGGCACTACGAGCTCTGCGCTGGCTCAGCCCTTCCGACCTCGAGAGGTGTGCAAATGGTCCTGGCCTCAGTGACTCGCTGTGACCTCAGGGCCACAGGGAGCCTGggcaccagctctgctgggcacagcagcactcctgTCCTGCACGAGGGGACCAGGGAATGGGCTTTCTGCAGGTGCTGAACATGGGTTTTAACCACTTGGCTGTTTCCCAGTTTCCACTGTGCTTTTCCCATGGGAGACAAatccagccacagcctctctgagaTGAGATGCTCAGAGACAGGGTCAGGAAGGACAGGAGAAGGTCCCAGGGTTGCTGCGAGCCCTGGGCTGAGTGTTTAGGGCTGACCTGGGAAATTTTCTGCCTGGGAGCTCCCCAAAGCAAACCTGGCCCCCCTTACCCTTTACATTGTCACTCACCTGCAAGGCCCTGCGGGGACCCGACCGGGGTGGAGGGGTTGGAGGAGAAGTTATTGCTAGAGTGGTCAGGGGAGTAAATCTGTAGGGACAGAAGGGGGACAGTTAGCAGTGCCACCCTGAGCTAGCTGCGCCCTCCCAGTGGCACTCTCCACCTGCTGGGAGCTCCCTTCCCAAATCCACAGCCAGCACAAAGACTGAGCCCAGTTCCCTCCAGTTCCTCCATTAACCTCAGAGTCTCTCTGTGCCCACTGTCAGCACCCCTGAGCGCAGCCTCTGCTCTTCAGGTCCCCTCTCAGGAGGAAGCAGGAGCTCTCAGGAATTGCTGTAGGGTGCACTGTCAGCACCCCTCTACCACCATGCAAAGATCACTGAACGGGACAGAGGCAACTCTCTGGTAACCCAGCGAGACCAA
It includes:
- the TCF3 gene encoding transcription factor E2-alpha isoform X3, with the translated sequence MNQQQQRMAAVGTDKELSDLLDFSMMFPLPVANGKNRPTTLASTQFGGSGLDERSGSGSWGTADQNSSTFDQGRQSYGEGPHYGEHRDLPSHNSISSSPFLGAGLVGKSSERASYSTFGRDTGMPGLNQPGFLPSEMGITSPSTLSPTGGKGGSQYFSYPNNPRRRGAESSIDGQPKKVRKVPPGLPSSVYPSNSGDDYSRDPAGYTPSKPPSTVYPGAFYMTDGLHNSPDLWSSPGAMSQSSYGAMLGSSSSPLPQSSGFNSLHQHERMNYQLHSGEVNGGLPSVSGFSSASTAYGVSSHTPPISGTDNMMGNRGTTAGSSGDALGKALASIYSPDHSSNNFSSNPSTPVGSPQGLAGSSQWPRAGGAGALSPSYEGSLHTLQNKMEDRLDEAIHVLRNHAVGQTSAMASNHGDMHGLLGSAPPHSATVGSLGQAFPASVMALGNRHPSLVGGGHPEDGLSSNPSLLHNHVTLPSQPSSLPDLSRQQDTYSGLSGGLGRSSVSSGTSEIKREEKEDEENTSVADNSEEEKKELKPSRNRTRCSLNSSTDEALSLEDKDLRDRERRMANNARERVRVRDINEAFKELGRMCQMHLKTDKAQTKLIILQQAVQVILGLEQQVRERNLNPKAACLKRREEEKVSGVVGDPQMTLSASHPGLGDGHNPVGHM
- the TCF3 gene encoding transcription factor E2-alpha isoform X1 — translated: MNQQQQRMAAVGTDKELSDLLDFSMMFPLPVANGKNRPTTLASTQFGGSGLDERSGSGSWGTADQNSSTFDQGRQSYGEGPHYGEHRDLPSHNSISSSPFLGAGLVGKSSERASYSTFGRDTGMPGLNQPGFLPSEMGITSPSTLSPTGGKGGSQYFSYPNNPRRRGAESSIDGQPKKVRKVPPGLPSSVYPSNSGDDYSRDPAGYTPSKPPSTVYPGAFYMTDGLHNSPDLWSSPGAMSQSSYGAMLGSSSSPLPQSSGFNSLHQHERMNYQLHSGEVNGGLPSVSGFSSASTAYGVSSHTPPISGTDNMMGNRGTTAGSSGDALGKALASIYSPDHSSNNFSSNPSTPVGSPQGLAGSSQWPRAGGAGALSPSYEGSLHTLQNKMEDRLDEAIHVLRNHAVGQTSAMASNHGDMHGLLGSAPPHSATVGSLGQAFPASVMALGNRHPSLVGGGHPEDGLSSNPSLLHNHVTLPSQPSSLPDLSRQQDTYSGLSGGLGRSSVSSGTSEIKREEKEDEENTSVADNSEEEKKELKPSRNRTRCSLNSQDEDEEDDLLPPEQKAERERERRVANNARERLRVRDINEAFKELGRMCQLHLNSEKPQTKLLILHQAVSVILNLEQQVRERNLNPKAACLKRREEEKVSGVVGDPQMTLSASHPGLGDGHNPVGHM
- the TCF3 gene encoding transcription factor E2-alpha isoform X2 — its product is MNQQQQRMAAVGTDKELSDLLDFSMMFPLPVANGKNRPTTLASTQFGGSGLDERSGSGSWGTADQNSSTFDQGRSYGEGPHYGEHRDLPSHNSISSSPFLGAGLVGKSSERASYSTFGRDTGMPGLNQPGFLPSEMGITSPSTLSPTGGKGGSQYFSYPNNPRRRGAESSIDGQPKKVRKVPPGLPSSVYPSNSGDDYSRDPAGYTPSKPPSTVYPGAFYMTDGLHNSPDLWSSPGAMSQSSYGAMLGSSSSPLPQSSGFNSLHQHERMNYQLHSGEVNGGLPSVSGFSSASTAYGVSSHTPPISGTDNMMGNRGTTAGSSGDALGKALASIYSPDHSSNNFSSNPSTPVGSPQGLAGSSQWPRAGGAGALSPSYEGSLHTLQNKMEDRLDEAIHVLRNHAVGQTSAMASNHGDMHGLLGSAPPHSATVGSLGQAFPASVMALGNRHPSLVGGGHPEDGLSSNPSLLHNHVTLPSQPSSLPDLSRQQDTYSGLSGGLGRSSVSSGTSEIKREEKEDEENTSVADNSEEEKKELKPSRNRTRCSLNSQDEDEEDDLLPPEQKAERERERRVANNARERLRVRDINEAFKELGRMCQLHLNSEKPQTKLLILHQAVSVILNLEQQVRERNLNPKAACLKRREEEKVSGVVGDPQMTLSASHPGLGDGHNPVGHM